The window actaacttattttatgtgtattgatgttttaaCTTACAATTTATTATTTGTAACTGGTCTCACAACTGGTGACtgttttcaatttaattcaattcaattcaattttatttatatagcgccaattcatgaaacatgtcatctcgaggcactttacaatgtcaatattgatcatattatacagattgggtcagattatacagattggtcaaaaatgttcctatataagggaaccagttgattgcatcaaagtcccgacaagcagcattcactcctgaagaagcgtagagccacagggagagtcgtctgcattgtccatggctttgcagcaatcccttatactgagcaagcatgaagtgacagtggaaagaaaaaacacccattagcgggaaggaaaaacctccagcagaaccgggctcggtatgaacggtcatctgcctcgaccgacttggggttacagaagacagagcagagacacaacaagacagacaaacaagcacagaagcaaacattgatccagtaatctgttctacattagatgataatagcaggtgagctgtcttctctggatgatgtctcagataaaagaacgccagaccagatgtacctactattaagaaaaaaaagagatagaacaaaaagttataagtttatgtgtttatgatgtttttatgtattcattatgtaaagcactttgaatcaccttgctgctgaaacgtgctacacaaataaacttgacttgtcATATCTTCAGAAAAGAGGTGCTTTTACGCGGCAGTGGAAGCTTATGAGATGAACGTTCTATCCCTCTGTCCGCAGCATttagaaaaacatgcaaatcaGGAAGGCTCTCCAGCGTTGCCAGTTATTGCTGGAGAAACCAGCTCTAATACCTCTAGCTTGTAAATGTTATAAATTAACAAGCTCAAAGTTGCTGATAATAAGTGGATATGGCAACAGTGCTGGAAGCTTGGAACATAGTGCTGAGCGTTTCTTGAAGTCAATTTTACCCTCTATCATCATTCTTTAACAAACGTGAAATAAATCATGATATAGAACAGGATAAATAAAGATTGGCTTCATCATTGCTGTGTAGACAGAGATGGAGAGTTACTTTCAATGGCAATGTgtagaagaaacatgttttccatGGGCAGCATGGTCAAGTACTTTCTGAAAGGTGGGTAATGACAGCTCTACGTAGACTGGTAATGGTTATTCGTTTCCCAGGACAGGGATGGGCTGCTACACCGAGAGCAGAATTCACGAGGATTACTCAGACAAGCAAGAATCAAGCAGAATACCCCTTTGTGCATGATTTTGATGAAGGAATAGcatcataaaacagttaaaagctcaaaagttgattttgcatTATATAGAcgtagacttagacaactttatttgtcattttgtatgcacagagtgcattcagaacgaaattccgttgcatacagcttgtaagtTGCAGTAacaattaaattacagtataaggcgcagcagttatttaaaagtaaacaatttaaatgtagacaatgcaggagaagtcacagtgtacaggtgagtatttttttaaaaatgtgcagaaataGGCCCTTTGAGATTaagttcaatttaattaaaaaatactatATTAATCTCAAAGGGAAAATTCACATTGTTATAACTCATAATATAGGGGTTTCGTCAACAAACTGTTGCAGATGCTGATGGCTgtaggcaggaaggatctcctttGGCGGTCTGTCTTACAATAGATCTGGAGAAGCTTCTCactgaagacactgttgttgTATGACAGTCTGCTGAAGAGGATAATCAGAGTTGTTCAtattgttcttcattttatgaataATCTTTCTTTGTAAAAGCGTCTCTAGAGGTTTGAATCCCCAGGACAGAGCCACACTTCTTTATTAGCTTGTGGAGCttctttaattaaatgtaattaaattttagttatatagcaccaattcatgatacatgtcatctcaaggaatcTCAATCAAATTATAGAGATTGGTCGAAAGGTTTCCTATATACAGAAACCTAGTAGATTGCATCacgtcttgacaagcagcattcacttctcatAGGGGATAATgtgtctcccctggatggtgtcacagctaacagaacggcagaccaggtgtacctactatgaagaaaaaatgacagacaacaaaaaggtaaaagttgaaataacaatcaatgcaaattggagaacagtaggagaactcagcagagtgagaaaaatataccctgatttcctccagcagcctaaatctatagcagcataactacagagatagcttagggtaacatgagcaactctaactataagctttgtcaaaaaggaaagtttcaaGCCTAGTCTTAAAGGTAGATATAGGgttctgcctcacggaccaaaactgggagttggttgcacaggagaggagcctgataactaaaggacctgcctcccattctacttttacagACTAgtaaccaccagtagacctgcagtgctctgttaggaacatacggggtaatcagagctctgatgtatgatggagcttgattattaaggcctttatacgtgagaaggtgaattttaaaatatattctttctttaacaggaagccaatgaagggtagctaaaattggagaaatatgatccctcctGTTGATtgtcatcagaactcttgctgtaGCATTTTGGGTCACCTGatggctttgaactgcattttgtggacttcctgacagtaaagaattacaatggTCCAGCCTTGTCCTTTgcataacaaatgcatggactagtttttcagctggacagaatatttcaaattttggcaatattccagaagtgaataaaaggaaaccatggaaatctgtttaatatgggatttgaATGACATGTCTTGGCCAAAAATGTTATGCCATCACACCATGGCTAAATTGTGTGAACTGTGACATGGGGAAGAATTAAAATTGGGTTGTGAGGAAGAGAGTTCCAGGCAAGGACGGcccctctctcagcagggtgcctgTGGTAAACCACCCCCACAGACAAAAGACCCTCACTTCTGACCACACTTCTCTTAGACCACTCCTTCCTGGAGCACTCCAGGACAAAGCTACCTTTTCTTCCTGCTGAGACAAAAGGGAGAGGAGAGGCTGGCTGAGGGCCTCAAGGCCCCGAAAGCCCCAGCTGCACTGAAAGTTCTGCTAAACTCATCTGCCTGCTTCGATGGAGTTACTAGAGGGGAATTCTCATCCTCCTGGAGATTCATCACCCAGATCAaagctaagttgcactctgacttctgcgCAACCCAGCCGCGAAGAACAGAatgcaaaaacagctttgtttattttttctcagcCTTTAGAGGAATCAAGACTCTAGACGGAGCTGAAAAGCCAGAAAGGGCATGCTTTTGAATGCTGAGGAGAACCTGCAGGCCCGATGAACCTGCAGGACATCGGGCCTCCGATTTTGACCATATGTGGCTGCAGCTAGGCTGCCGAGCCGCAGGCTTAGCCCATAGCTGCATGGCCCGCAATCTGCAGAGCTAAGCCACTAGCCGCTGCTAAAGGAACAACGGTTCCCTTTTCActggatgaccaaagtggacagaactcacacgaggcacggacaggttggacagagagacCCACAGGGACAggttaaatgtttcatttggaaatgttgtgATGCGTCCACATGCTTTTAAACAATGAAAGAACTATCGCAgatagctcattgctagcattcggtaccatgccattgtcgagtgtgtttttatagttataacaagggttatctccacaggggtttcatacattgatgggacattaatgtttacgttatccggcccactcattatgactaaaataaaaaccgaAGCTTTTATTTGAGAGCGCCGAAAGTCTGcgagccaaaatgctattagcttctggtagCATCCGATTTCCGGGCATtcaaaggagcttgttttaatGCATAACGCTTGTTTGTTTAACTCCGCCGTCGTTCGATAGAGCTATGAGCCTTGttaccgcattaatattgaatattaatgttgatttaaaggccATTTTGATAATTTTAGGAGTTACCGAATTTAGTGTCAGATCGCTACAGCGCCCCCTAGCACCCGGAGGTATCATTGCATTGATCAGTTCTAGCGCTCCAATAGTAATGactttactgagcaaatcagtctttagaatgttatttactcaaaataatgacacatgccaaatgtcgttcgctaatttaacctcaattcacattctttaagttaaactttggttctttaacttaaacaaaatgttatttaatcctgtttatctcaggatttgcattgtgagtGGATTGAAATACAagccaaatgtttttctaaattagttaagataaattaactccattccatgctccttgaatcagatctgcagtgaacggAATTcgctgaattattctgattatgatgaACCactgttgttttgtcttttgtttacctttgcatgtaaataattccttagcttagtttcttttatcttcattttgcttagtagtttagttaagtttcactagcctaatagagaggatttgttaatcgaacaGCATTAcacagtgatgttctctgggtgTTCATTTcctttctgttattaaattcttgaacttaaaaagaagttgtcactcctttattctgtgtgtgcagagcttgctgttaaaagatcgctagtgcttaAATTCATCCcgttcaaccattgtcttgatatcagtctgactatcaccagacaatacttaacagacagagagttatttatgaaacattaaataactttaaacagtttataattgcacaacaaaaataccactaagattttttttactttatttccagaggccaaattaatgccatccagattaagtgattgattaagaagtttattgtttgaggactctggtccaaaggaAATTTAAAGCCCATTCAGgatttgatgtcatcaagacatgtctgtagttgaagtaattgattggattcatcaggatttatggataaatattgTGTCATCAGTATAACAATGGAAATGAATCCAATGCTGGCTGATCATTTTaccaattggaagcatatatatagtgaagagaattggcccaaggactgaaccctgtggtactccacaagtgaccctagagtttaaagaagatttattattaacttgaacaaactggaatctgtcagacagataagatttacacCAGCCTAATCCTTTCCCCCAAATccctacagtatattcaagtctttctaggagaatattgtgatcaactgtatcaaatgcagcactgagatctaacaggacaagtacagacacaagtttATTATCAGAGGCCTtaagaatatcattagtgaccttcaccagagctgtttcagtgctatgatgagctctgaagcctgactgaaactcttcaaataggtaaTTACTTTATAAATGTTCACAtgcttgattagcaactactttctcaaaaatcttagataggaaaagaagattagatataggtctgtaatttattaaatcaagagagggtttcttaagtaaaggtttaacaacagctactttaaaagcctgtggtacatagcAATTTACTAAGTATAGATTAATCATATCTAAAATGGGGACATTAATCAGGGGGACATCTCCTTAAATAACCTTGTTGGGaatgggtctaacatacaagttgaaggtttagatgtaGCTGATATTTTAGATTACTCTGaaagctttctgagttatctaaagtttccattttgtgtttttagggaTATAAACCGAGAGACCATCAgttctaaaataaatacattaatgtATGAATGCATTAATATTTTAACAATTGTAAGTgttctaaataaaaacagaaggtaTTTTTCCCCTCTCGTTTAATGTATCGCACATACATGTAAGTTCAGACCTTAACAGTTGgctgctttaaataaaatgtgaatgtGTCCCAGaaatttatttagcttttgggGAGTGGTAAAGTACACAAATGCTTCAAAAAGGACCTGTTAAAGCCTCTTTAAACTAActtctttatttacttttaacatGCATGGCATCATTAGTTTTGGAATTAATCTTCAGCATTGCATCCAAAACGGTTCTTCATGCTAGATAATGTTCTGAATGTAAGATGGAGTTTTGCTCTTTGAGACCACAGAATATGGGCAGCAGTTATTTTATTCTGGGAATCTTTCAGAGTATAATATCTAAACTGCATGGCTTATGAAGCCATGGGCATAAGTCAGACATGGATTCAGTTTAATGTGCCACGAATgacttcatttcatttcagtaaCCTCTGAAAGTTAGGAATCTCTTCAGAAATTGAAATACTTAAAGGCAGGTTGTCACATCCAGCCTTCATTGAATGAAGAGGAATCATTTTGAGGCAATACTGAAAATGCCTGGGGTAGAAATTCAatcaaaaactgagctgactgTGGAATGTGTAGAGAAAACTCTTTAACCACCATGAATTTAGCAGTAGGTGCTATCTTTCATCAGAAGAATAAAGAGGGCCACATGGTTCAACTTGCAGAGCAGAAATTTTGAAGCCTCTACTAAGGTgtttttttccaagtctaaaCCATAGCCATATATCCCAACAGAAAGCCACTGTCTAGCATCATACAGAAAACAATGAATGGATAAAATACTTCCTTTGGAAGAGACTCCAGTGAAACCTGCTGATATCCCCACACAACCTTtgtgggttttattttagtcaaacAATTGGCAAGCAAGAGTTATTTAGCTTAGTCTTAGTCTTTGGATGTATTTCAGTACATTTTGATAATTTACTATGTAGAGGAAAACATCATATTTGGGCAAATagaagcatttttcttatttgaCAAACAtctttgtgcattcacaaataaacattttctacaGTTGATTAAATTTATCAAAACTCCTTAAATCTATTgatggtaatcctgttcagaaacactttttattatactgggtaaaattgtccttccatcttGAAAGtattcaatacattatgtattcaaaaaaaggacattaaaaaagtcaatctctgtgggagctgcaggcttgtaaaaactctaaccaatcactgctcttcgCACCGAAGAGCAGGGATTTGGCAGAGTTTTGTTCCTACTCTCACCACGTTCTGTCCCTCAAGTTGTGGGAGTATCatcttattttttgttgtcCCACAAGCTAATCATTCTGACACGTTCACATAACGCACATTCCTTGTTAGtatccgcttgctggctgtgcatccGCAATTCTAGTGTTCatcatacctctcaacttttgacgacagttgagagtgagattgttgttcgacggggggggggggggggggggggggggggggggggttgtgctgttggtcgattcaagacggtcactattttaaacGAACTATCTTACCGTGTTACTTCACATCATTCGATAAAGAAGGAAACTAATGGCGAAAGTTTGCTTTCgtgttacagtttgtaataaaacatgacgacttaccatttaattcgcacgcaacacggaccgtagaagtgtttcactttggatgagggaaacttgtttgcgcggcggcggtccttgcagctgtgttccctctactactggacgtgcggaaaccattgtaccgcaaattggttccgccgtacgcgtgcgtttcaagagtgagattttgattgtaagattgagattttcaaagtaatgcgtgtgagcgtgtgcaattgatgaaatgcatGTGTCACACGgccaatgcgtgagagttgagagctatgtgttcgtgtatccagttagcttagctgttaggttagcagttagctttggtgttagccgttcattgtggCTCCGCAGCTCTCACTGTATATTTTGAACATGGTTGAGAGTTGCAAAAAGCAAACCTTGTTCATGTTcatgagaggaagaggaaggcctctgtaaaaagaaataagacaagAGTGGATTTTAGAGAATAGGCCATGtactacagctctcactagagcagTTCACAGCTGAATGTGAAGTGAGCAGGATAAGGATCAGGGCCTCCAAATCCGAACCCATGGTGtagagccggaaaagggtagagtgacCTCCCTGGGTCGAGGAGGATGACCCATcccaagtggaggagtttaagtatcttgtggtcttgttcatgaatgagggaaagatggaacgGCAGATGAATAGGTGGATTGGTGCTGAGTCTGCAGTTAAGCTGTactggtctgttgtggtgaagagagagctttGTAGCTCTCAATTTACCAGTCCATCTACATTTCCAcactcatctatggtcatgagatttGGGTCATGACCTAAAGAACGAGATAATGGaaacaagcggccaaaatgagttttctccctAGGGCGTCTGGGCTCTCCCTAGAGATAGGGTTAGAAGCTCGGTAATCCAGAGAgggctcagagtagagctgctgcttctccacgtcgagaggagccaatTGAGGTGATTTGGGCATCTGTATCAAAAcagtttattattaatatataaaacatcCAGTCCATATAAACCTTAGaacttcataaataaatgtatcttaGTCACAGTGGTTTTTTTAAGACTTCTTTGAACTGTAAACTTTACATGTACATTAAAACAATGCCTGAAGTTTGCTTCATGTGACTCTcaaccatgttcaaagtctacattGAGAGCaacggagctacaatgaatggctaacctTCCTGCTTAATTAACCGAATACATAAATACTAGCCAGTAAGCAGAAACTCAGAaggaatgagaaaaaaatatgttacatCCTTCAATCAAACTCCAAACCACGCCTATATTTCACACCTGTCAAAAAGTGACAgccggaagtcccgccttccACTTCCGGCGGAAGTCCCGCCTTCCTTAACCGGATGTTACGTCACATCCTTAACCGGAAACCCCACCTTCTACTGTAACCGGATGTTACGTCACATCCTTAACCGGAAACCCCACCTTCTACTGTAACCGGATGTTCCGCTTTCTACCTCCAGGGGTCGCTGTCCCGGCCCTCGGAAACCCCTCCCTTCAACCGcgcttaaaatattatttttttatttattatatcaattatcattatatgttttttaaatcattttaattatgtaattaaTTTATGCAATATATCGATGGtcaggaaatgtgtttttctgggGTTTTCTTATAACTAAACGGTATGATGGAATGCTTTTTGACAACCCTTGTTTtatccatgtgtgtgtgtgttttactcaGAATATAAAACTTtcacattgcagtatttcaTGCTGCAGTATTTAGGCACATTTGTCCCTCCATACAGCAAGTCTCCGTTATGGCACATCCAACTCTCCATACATCCCAGTCTCCGCGCCGCTCTGCTAATAACAGCAgcaagatagttttttttttctttactttctcgCTCTAAGCAGTCGGTAAGCtcttaacttaaacaaaaacaagcattttacaGAGCGGACCAGATTCTACGCGGCACatctaaaaagcagagaaacccgatcttaacttaaaagcattttacagaGCGGACCAGCTTTAAGGCACagctaaaaagcagagaaacccgatcttaacttaaaagcatttacagagCGGACCAGATTCTACGCGGCACatctaaaaagcagagaaacccgatcttaacttaaaagcattttacagaGCGGACCAGCTTTAAGGCACagctaaaaagcagagaaacccgatcttaacttaaaagcatttacagagCGGACCAGATTCTACGCGGCACatctaaaaagcagagaaatccGGCAGCTCTCCTCGGGACACTAAATTGAATGTGAGCGGTTCAGCTGGTCTGTTAGGGGAGGAGTTTTGCTCCGCTAGCCCGCACCGCTAGTTCCAGACACCGCTGCGCATTTTGCAATCCACATCAGATCAGAGTTTTATTCGATCAGACTTTCGAGACGGCGTGGTCAGTTTAAACCCAGCATGATCCTTCCTGTCTGTAGAATTCAAAGGATGGTTTTCCGCCCCACACAGAGCAAGTGTTGTAACAAGCACCGTTATGTAACAAGCACCGTTTCGGGTGGCGAGACGGGCGGGGACCGTGACGTGAAAGGATTGCGCCTTTTCCAATCAACATTGCCAGGAAGCGCCTTATTCAGACAAATTTTAAACCCAGCGGGACACATCCTGCCGTCTGTAGAATTCAAGGGATGTTATGCCGCCCTGCGCCGTGCAAGGTGCTATTTCAAACACCTATACGGGGGATGAGACTAGGCGGGGTCGTGACGAAGCAATCTGTAAACAATGCTGAGGAGATGGTCGATTATGCTAGTGTACAGCTGTCGCGACATCCTGGCCTAGTAAACATGTCGCTGGCGGGGTTTAACGATCGGACGATGTGGCTATTGTTTCGGCTACCTGGGGGTACCTGCGTGAATCCCGCCCTCACTTCAAACGTTTGCTATAAGGCGTCCGGTGGACACCTCTTTCAGAGACACAGGCGGCTTAAACGTGCATCATGTCCGGAGGTCGTTCTTCATCTGTTGCAGCAGCCCAGGTCCATAATGCGGGATTGACGTCGACCCAGGAGTTCAGCGAGATTTTCGCTGGTAAGTTACTGCTTTAATTTTATCTTTAGCCGCtttttaaggtgtttttaaCAGAGTTTTATTCTCTGCTGGATGGGCTTTGTGTGTTATAAGCGGGCAACTACaggcctctgctgtttttagagttttagcacaaattcaggggtgaaaggctgtgtttagcacaaggggctagcacttttattgttcaagttacctgtttttattgctatgtgtttcattgtttgctggatgggctttgtgtgttttaagCGGGCAACTACaggcctctgctgtttttagagttttagcacaaattcaggggtgaaaggctgtgtttagcacaaggggctagcacttttattgttcaagttacctgtttttattgctatgtgtttcattgtttgctggatgggctttgtgtgttttaagCGGGCAACTACaggcctctgctgtttttagagttttagcacaaattcaggggtgaaaggctgtgtttagcacaaggggctagcacttttattgttcaagttacctgtttttattgctatgtgtttcattgtttgctggatgggctttgtgtgttttaagCGGGCAACTACaggcctctgctgtttttagagttttagcacaaattcaggggtgaaaggctgtgtttagcacaaggggctagcacttttattgttcaagttacctgtttttattgctatgtgtttcattgtttgctggatgggctttgtgtgttttaagCGGGCAACTACaggcctctgctgtttttagagttttagcacaaattcaggggtgaaaggctgtgtttagcacaaggggctagcacttttattgttcaagttacctgtttttattgctatgtgtttcattgtttgctggatgggctttgtgtgttttaagCGGGCAACTACaggcctctgctgtttttagagttttagTCTGAATTCTGAGGTAAGGCTTTGAATAGCAGTTTCAGTCATTGTGGCCTGCTTGCAGAAGTATATATCTTCCATTGCTgttattacaatatattttatttatttgtttcagcgCCAACAACTGCTGAACTACAAGACCTAGATTTTACACTAACGGATATTGGTAAGATGTGATTCAGCCTTgtattaaagtatatttttattaaaatcacagTCTTTAAAATACTAATACTATGTTTcaaccattgttttttttttctgtattccaGATCTTACCGACAAAGGGTTAATTGACGAGCGTTACGGTTGTCCGAACCAGCCAAATCAGAATGACTTCCACAAAGAGCTAGCGGTGATACAGCCTGGATCGAGCAGAACGCTAACGTCCCGCGCTGAAAGATTGTGTCCGAAGCCATTCAACCCAAGTGTGTTCCACGGAGAGCTAGCGGTGACACAGCCTGGATCCAGCAGAACGCAAACGCCCAGTGAAGCAAGATTGTGTCCGAAGCCAGTCAAACTAAGTGTGTTCCACGGAGAGCTAACGGTGACACAGCCTGGATCGAGCACAACGCAAACGCCCCGTAAAGGAAGATTGAGTTTAGCTAAAAGGAGGCTCCCAGCAGAAATAGCTGCTCAGAACACATCAACACCAAAGCGGCAGAGGACTGAAGAACATAACGGGTCAGTTGTTGTAATAAGTTCTCCAGAGACATCAGAGCACCACGATCGCTTCCCCGAGGAAGCTCCCCGGCTCACCACGTCACACGGCCTCCCTCGAAACGTTAATCAGGGGACAACGCTTCCTGCAGCACGTAAGTTAACTATTATAAGTCTCAAACTAACTCTGATGGTACATTTTCTGAATTAGTCCGGCTCATttagtgtatttattcatttacccACAGTAACACCCCACCGTGACATTGTTGCTCAAGCACTCTTTACGGCTGGAATACAGCCTCATC of the Fundulus heteroclitus isolate FHET01 unplaced genomic scaffold, MU-UCD_Fhet_4.1 scaffold_246, whole genome shotgun sequence genome contains:
- the LOC118559168 gene encoding uncharacterized protein LOC118559168, with product MSGGRSSSVAAAQVHNAGLTSTQEFSEIFAGKALNSSFSHCGLLAEVYIFHCCYYNIFYLFVSAPTTAELQDLDFTLTDIDLTDKGLIDERYGCPNQPNQNDFHKELAVIQPGSSRTLTSRAERLCPKPFNPSVFHGELAVTQPGSSRTQTPSEARLCPKPVKLSVFHGELTVTQPGSSTTQTPRKGRLSLAKRRLPAEIAAQNTSTPKRQRTEEHNGSVVVISSPETSEHHDRFPEEAPRLTTSHGLPRNVNQGTTLPAALTPHRDIVAQALFTAGIQPHPDTFGQTDVTIQSVHQNNDAELIAAAAEAETAASEASAHDRSRPASSAQHPVAQVIRRDAGKHKKRRSLRSLCSSVLRVQQNFKQLIIKADATGPIIDAAAWAVTHMPVATGRQAALYRRKTAALLNYCETLMVELVDPTMPVPLTS